One genomic segment of Panicum virgatum strain AP13 chromosome 2N, P.virgatum_v5, whole genome shotgun sequence includes these proteins:
- the LOC120661982 gene encoding pyrrolidone-carboxylate peptidase-like: MGSEGPSVVTVHVTGFKKFHGVAENPTEKIVTNLKSFMEKRGLPKNLVLSSCTVLETAGQGALGTLHKVLESAITDRENGSAAQGQVIWIHFGVNSGATRFALENQAVNEATFRCPDELGWKPQRVPIVPSDGSISRTRETTLPVNELTKSLRKIGHDVVPSDDAGRFVCNYVYYHSLRFAEQHGIKSLFVHVPLFLTIDEEVQMHFAASLLELLACSN, translated from the exons ATGGGATCAGAAGGACCTTCAGTTGTGACTGTCCATGTTACTGGATTTAAGAAGTTTCATGGGGTTGCTGAGAACCCAACTGAGAAAATTGTGACCAATCTTAAGTCTTTTATGGAAAAGAGAGGGTTGCCAAAAAATCTTGTGCTCAGCAGCTGCACAGTTCTTGAAACAGCAGGGCAGGGTGCACTTGGCACATTACATAAAGTTTTAGAATCTGCTATTACAGACAGAGAGAACGGGTCGGCTGCGCAGGGACAAGTAATCTGG ATCCACTTTGGGGTCAACAGTGGCGCAACAAGGTTTGCCCTTGAGAACCAGGCTGTAAATGAAGCCACCTTCCGCTGTCCAGATGAGCTAGGATGGAAACCTCAG AGGGTCCCAATTGTGCCATCTGATGGAAGCATCTCGCGGACGAGAGAG ACTACCCTACCAGTGAACGAATTAACCAAGTCACTCCGGAAGATAGGCCACGACGTGGTGCCTTCGGATGACGCTGGCCGATTCGTGTGCAACTACGTGTACTACCACTCTCTTCGGTTTGCAGAGCAACATGGCATCAAATCGTTGTTCGTGCATGTGCCCCTCTTCTTGACGATCGACGAGGAGGTCCAGATGCACTTTGCTGCTTCCCTTCTCGAACTTCTTGCATGCTCGAACTAG